One Deferribacterota bacterium genomic window, AGTATAAATAGTGATGAAAAGACTGAAGTGTGCACAGAATGTGGTGGCAAGTCAGTTAGAATTATATCACTCTCATCTTTTATATTAAAGGGCAGTGGTTGGTATGCAACAGACTATAAAAGGAATGCTTCAGCCCAAAATCCTACAAAGAATGAAAAAATAGACAAAAAAGAGGTAAAGGATACAAAAGAAAAGCCAAAAGAGGCAAAGAAAAGTCCAGCTGGGAATGCAGCTAGTTAGACATTTATGATTTTTTTACAAGTAAATATTTTGTTTTCTAATATTGCAAATTTTAAAAAATAAAAAATGCTTTGGCATAATTTTAATTGAGAAGTCTAGCCTTTTAAAGGGTGGCTTACCTTCTTTTCTTATATAATATTATAGTTATTATAATTTATTTATTATTATAGTAAGTGCTTCTAAATT contains:
- a CDS encoding zinc ribbon domain-containing protein, with product MPIYEYKCTKCGKVSSFLKSINSDEKTEVCTECGGKSVRIISLSSFILKGSGWYATDYKRNASAQNPTKNEKIDKKEVKDTKEKPKEAKKSPAGNAAS